Proteins found in one Amycolatopsis umgeniensis genomic segment:
- a CDS encoding caspase family protein yields the protein MTGERRALIIANGEYDNPGLSSLRSPAADAEALAEVLADRGVSEFDVQVVRDETAHVIASRVEDLFADSAPDDVLLVHFSCHGLKSESGELFFAARNTRPERLASSAVPADFVQRCMRMSRSRSIVLLLDCCYGGAFSQGVAVRASGDVNVLDAFPGGGFGGRGRAVITASNSIEYAFEGDHLADEHARPSVFTSALVDGLRTGDADRDEDGWIALSELYDYLFDSVRERNPNQTPSRDIEMQGELYLARSRRRRIKPSPVPADLRAASEDPNMFTRLGAVTELQRRLTSENLPVAIGAHEVLTTMAQTDIQHIAEAAALARREARVRAEPGELRFGEVVRGTRPVARIRLEGPPIARACRFSSSHSWLRVTEVGDGAEISLDLAEIGAFDGRVTVTGPTGETTVRVEGQVVQEPAPAPEPEPVLVPPPPPEPARRAESVAPRATADPFTRVAGGFAIAAAIFLVVIAFTLGKDVEDFFEDGGWTTIPYFALVSGGAVAMFVPKTRRMIGPGSVCGLALLMAIPLGAPVYVLAGGCLFVAAVCALVAVRRDRGFRLGLGRPRDGFAVAALVLALVATTGLAIQAGELIDYSSSRADEGAVYLEVSVIFLIGAVLGALLRPEAFGIAFLGGVTGGGIVMVCVLVYALPSSSSVTGAGWGIALGAVLALAAVTAFAAFGKTAKA from the coding sequence ATGACCGGCGAGCGGCGGGCCCTGATCATCGCCAACGGGGAGTACGACAACCCCGGGTTGAGTTCTCTGCGGTCCCCGGCGGCCGACGCCGAGGCACTCGCCGAGGTCCTCGCCGACCGCGGCGTCAGCGAGTTCGACGTCCAGGTGGTGCGCGACGAGACGGCGCACGTGATCGCGAGCCGGGTCGAAGACCTGTTCGCCGACAGTGCGCCGGACGACGTCCTGCTGGTGCATTTCTCCTGCCACGGCTTGAAAAGCGAGTCGGGCGAGCTGTTCTTCGCCGCCCGCAACACGCGGCCGGAACGGCTGGCGTCGAGTGCCGTCCCCGCCGATTTCGTCCAGCGCTGCATGCGGATGAGCCGGTCGCGGAGCATCGTCCTCCTGCTGGACTGCTGCTACGGCGGCGCTTTCAGCCAAGGGGTCGCGGTGCGCGCCTCCGGGGACGTCAACGTTCTCGACGCGTTCCCCGGCGGCGGTTTCGGCGGCCGCGGCCGTGCGGTGATCACCGCGTCGAACTCCATCGAGTACGCCTTCGAGGGCGATCACCTCGCCGACGAACACGCCCGGCCTTCGGTGTTCACTTCCGCGCTGGTCGACGGTCTCCGGACGGGGGACGCCGACCGCGACGAGGACGGCTGGATCGCGCTCAGCGAGCTTTACGACTATCTGTTCGACAGCGTCCGCGAGCGGAACCCGAACCAGACGCCCAGCCGCGACATCGAGATGCAGGGCGAGCTGTACCTGGCCCGGAGCAGACGCCGCCGGATCAAGCCGTCGCCGGTCCCCGCCGATCTGCGCGCGGCGAGCGAGGATCCGAACATGTTCACCCGCCTCGGCGCGGTGACGGAACTCCAGCGGCGGCTGACGAGTGAGAACCTCCCCGTCGCCATCGGAGCCCACGAAGTCCTCACCACGATGGCGCAGACCGACATCCAGCACATCGCCGAGGCCGCGGCACTGGCGCGGCGGGAGGCGAGGGTGCGCGCCGAACCCGGAGAACTCCGGTTCGGCGAAGTCGTCCGGGGAACGCGGCCGGTGGCGCGGATCCGGCTGGAAGGGCCGCCGATCGCGCGGGCCTGCCGTTTCTCGTCGTCGCACTCCTGGCTGCGGGTGACCGAAGTCGGCGACGGGGCCGAGATTTCCCTGGACCTGGCGGAGATCGGGGCTTTCGACGGGCGGGTCACCGTGACCGGGCCGACCGGTGAAACCACGGTCCGGGTCGAAGGGCAGGTCGTCCAGGAACCCGCGCCCGCGCCGGAACCCGAGCCGGTTCTCGTTCCCCCGCCGCCGCCCGAACCCGCGCGGCGGGCCGAATCCGTGGCACCGCGCGCCACGGCCGATCCGTTCACCCGGGTGGCGGGCGGGTTCGCGATCGCGGCCGCGATCTTCCTGGTGGTCATCGCGTTCACCCTCGGCAAGGACGTGGAAGACTTCTTCGAGGACGGAGGCTGGACCACGATCCCGTACTTCGCCCTCGTTTCGGGTGGGGCGGTCGCGATGTTCGTCCCGAAGACGCGCCGGATGATCGGTCCAGGATCGGTCTGCGGGCTGGCGTTGCTCATGGCGATCCCGCTCGGCGCTCCTGTCTACGTGCTCGCAGGCGGATGCCTGTTCGTCGCGGCGGTCTGCGCCTTGGTGGCGGTGCGGCGTGACCGCGGTTTCCGGCTGGGACTGGGCAGACCCCGTGACGGTTTCGCCGTGGCCGCCCTCGTGCTCGCCCTGGTCGCCACGACCGGGCTGGCGATCCAGGCCGGCGAGCTGATCGACTACTCGTCGAGTCGCGCCGACGAGGGCGCGGTGTACCTCGAGGTCTCGGTGATCTTCCTGATCGGGGCGGTGCTGGGCGCGCTTCTGCGTCCGGAGGCGTTCGG
- the recG gene encoding ATP-dependent DNA helicase RecG: MTNLRADLKLVVGAATAKALAKGLKIETVSDLLRHYPRRYAERGQLTDIAGLELGEHATVMARIERVNKRRMKARSGTLLEMVITDGKRRLQCTFFNQAWREKDLVPGKNGLFAGKVTAFRDVLQLANPEYELFDAERQAEAMDDFLAEIIPVYPAAQGIPTWVIAKSVRQVLDVLEVDEDPMPMELLAQYGLPSLESALRGIHRPSGWDALNSARRRLKWDEAMAVQLIFAQRRHSLVSRPAKACPHTEGGILEAFDKRLPFALTSGQQEIGEEISRDLSTEHPMNRLLQGEVGSGKTVVALRAMLQVVDSGRQAAMLAPTEVLAAQHARSLREMLGDLGQAGELGGAENATRVTLLTGSMGAKERKKALLETVSGEAGIVVGTHALIQDTVSFADLGLAVVDEQHRFGVEQRDALRSRGADETSPHVLVMTATPIPRTVAMTVYGDLEISALREMPVGRSPIKTSVVPVAERPAWLDRAWQRVREECGKGHQAYIVCPRIGDEPASDKGDKRPALAVLEVAPELAEGPLKGLKIAALHGRMPADDKDAVMQAFSKGDLDVLVATTVIEVGVNVPNATAMVIMDADRFGISQLHQLRGRVGRGSVPGLCLLVTETLDGTTTRERLAAVESTTDGFELSRMDLELRREGDILGAAQSGKKSTLKLLSLLQDEEVIAEARARALEIVEKDPALGNYLGLAHMIADVVDEDRVEYLEKS; the protein is encoded by the coding sequence ATGACGAACCTGCGCGCGGACCTCAAGCTGGTCGTGGGCGCGGCGACGGCGAAGGCGCTCGCCAAGGGCCTCAAGATCGAGACGGTCAGCGATCTGCTGCGCCACTATCCGCGCCGCTACGCCGAACGCGGCCAGCTCACCGACATCGCCGGTCTCGAACTCGGTGAGCACGCGACGGTGATGGCGCGTATCGAGCGGGTCAACAAACGCCGGATGAAGGCGCGCAGCGGCACCTTGCTCGAAATGGTGATCACCGACGGCAAACGCCGCCTGCAGTGCACCTTCTTCAACCAGGCTTGGCGTGAGAAGGACCTCGTGCCCGGCAAGAACGGCCTCTTCGCGGGCAAGGTCACCGCCTTCCGCGACGTCCTGCAGCTGGCGAACCCTGAGTACGAGCTGTTCGACGCCGAGCGCCAGGCCGAGGCGATGGACGACTTCCTCGCCGAGATCATCCCCGTGTACCCGGCCGCGCAGGGGATCCCGACCTGGGTGATCGCCAAGAGCGTGCGCCAGGTGCTGGACGTGCTTGAGGTCGACGAGGACCCGATGCCGATGGAGCTGCTCGCCCAGTACGGCTTGCCCAGTCTGGAAAGCGCGCTGCGCGGCATCCACCGCCCGTCGGGCTGGGACGCGCTGAACTCCGCGCGCCGCAGGCTCAAATGGGACGAAGCCATGGCGGTGCAGCTGATTTTCGCGCAGCGACGGCATTCCCTGGTCTCCCGGCCGGCGAAAGCCTGTCCGCACACCGAAGGCGGCATCCTCGAAGCCTTCGACAAACGGCTCCCGTTCGCGTTGACGTCGGGCCAGCAGGAGATCGGCGAGGAGATCTCACGCGACCTGTCCACCGAGCATCCGATGAACCGGTTGCTGCAGGGCGAGGTCGGCTCCGGCAAGACCGTGGTCGCGCTGCGCGCCATGCTGCAGGTCGTGGACTCCGGACGGCAGGCGGCGATGCTCGCGCCGACGGAGGTCCTCGCCGCGCAGCACGCCCGGTCGCTGCGCGAGATGCTCGGCGACCTCGGGCAGGCGGGTGAGCTCGGCGGCGCGGAGAACGCGACGCGCGTGACCCTGCTGACCGGTTCGATGGGCGCCAAAGAACGCAAGAAGGCGTTGCTGGAAACGGTCAGCGGCGAGGCGGGGATCGTCGTCGGCACGCACGCGCTGATCCAGGACACGGTGTCCTTCGCGGACCTCGGTCTGGCCGTGGTCGACGAGCAGCACCGCTTCGGCGTCGAGCAACGGGACGCGCTGCGCTCCCGCGGCGCCGACGAGACCAGCCCGCACGTGCTCGTCATGACGGCGACGCCCATCCCGCGTACAGTCGCGATGACCGTCTACGGCGATCTGGAGATTTCCGCGCTGCGCGAGATGCCGGTCGGCCGGTCGCCGATCAAGACGTCGGTCGTGCCGGTCGCGGAGCGGCCCGCGTGGCTGGACAGGGCGTGGCAGCGGGTCCGCGAGGAATGCGGCAAGGGGCACCAGGCGTACATCGTCTGCCCGCGCATCGGCGACGAACCGGCGTCGGACAAGGGCGACAAGCGGCCGGCGCTCGCTGTCCTCGAGGTGGCGCCCGAGCTGGCCGAAGGACCGTTGAAGGGCTTGAAGATCGCGGCCCTGCACGGCCGGATGCCCGCCGACGACAAGGACGCCGTGATGCAGGCGTTCTCCAAGGGCGACCTGGACGTGCTCGTCGCGACCACCGTGATCGAGGTCGGCGTGAACGTGCCGAACGCGACGGCGATGGTGATCATGGACGCCGACCGGTTCGGCATCAGCCAGCTGCACCAGTTGCGCGGCCGGGTCGGCCGGGGCAGTGTGCCGGGGCTGTGCCTGCTGGTCACCGAAACCCTCGACGGGACGACGACCCGGGAGCGGCTGGCCGCCGTCGAGTCCACGACGGACGGCTTCGAACTGTCCAGAATGGACTTGGAACTGCGCCGCGAGGGCGACATCCTCGGCGCCGCGCAGTCGGGGAAGAAGTCGACCCTGAAACTGCTGTCGCTGCTGCAGGACGAAGAGGTCATCGCCGAGGCGAGGGCCCGTGCGTTGGAAATAGTCGAAAAGGACCCGGCATTGGGGAATTACCTGGGGCTGGCGCATATGATCGCCGACGTCGTCGACGAAGATCGTGTGGAGTACCTGGAAAAAAGCTGA
- a CDS encoding DAK2 domain-containing protein, which yields MRVLDVAAVSAWSAACVHSLSVLRPAIDGINVYPVADSDTGSNLLFTMTAARDALAEAEPGTTAEALAAFAKGAVAAAKGNSGVIMSQVVRGIAESAAARELDGPGLADALGCADRAATGAVSRPVAGTILTVLHTVAATVRDATGSLEEVAATAASVAAEALEETPKQLPVLAVAGVVDAGARGLVAVLDALSGVISGGLTEPEHPLEAHHHHTIDAPTAWEVMYLLDGVDEGSLPALRKTLSGLGDSVTVAGDGAGAYAVHVHCADIGAALEAGIELGRPRKVRVEPLITPTPVEVGGGIDRSVVAVVHGGPLAELLRAEGVAVLSVPPGVSPTVEEMLGLINEAAGHHVTVLPGGQQLTAAADAAAGHAMAADRDVVVIPCVSPVQVLAALAVHDKDRRTNDDVVAMAEAAAATRRGELRIAREESLTWVGRAQAGDVVGLVDGEVVLIEPAPASETSLVAAAVGVLNRMLALGGELVTVLTGVDVPVRLPGELADQLRLEHPEVELTSYAGGQTDAVLLMGVE from the coding sequence GTGCGGGTGCTGGACGTGGCGGCGGTCTCGGCTTGGTCGGCGGCCTGTGTGCACAGCCTGTCGGTGCTGCGGCCCGCCATCGACGGCATCAACGTCTACCCGGTCGCCGACTCCGATACCGGCTCCAACCTGCTGTTCACCATGACGGCGGCGCGCGACGCGCTGGCAGAGGCGGAGCCAGGGACCACCGCCGAGGCGCTGGCGGCGTTCGCCAAGGGCGCGGTCGCGGCGGCCAAGGGCAACTCGGGCGTGATCATGTCGCAGGTCGTGCGCGGGATCGCGGAGTCGGCGGCGGCGAGGGAGCTCGACGGGCCCGGGCTCGCGGACGCGCTCGGGTGCGCGGACAGGGCGGCCACGGGGGCGGTGAGCCGTCCGGTCGCCGGGACCATCCTGACCGTCCTCCACACCGTCGCCGCGACAGTCCGCGACGCGACCGGGTCACTCGAAGAGGTGGCCGCCACCGCGGCGAGCGTCGCCGCCGAGGCCCTGGAAGAGACCCCCAAGCAGTTGCCCGTCCTGGCGGTGGCCGGGGTGGTCGACGCGGGTGCCCGCGGGCTGGTCGCGGTTCTCGACGCCCTTTCCGGCGTGATCTCCGGCGGTCTCACCGAACCGGAGCATCCGCTCGAGGCGCATCACCATCACACGATCGACGCGCCGACGGCCTGGGAGGTCATGTACCTCCTCGACGGCGTCGACGAAGGCAGTCTCCCCGCGCTTCGCAAGACCCTCAGCGGCCTCGGCGACAGCGTCACGGTGGCCGGTGACGGCGCCGGCGCGTACGCGGTCCACGTGCATTGCGCGGACATCGGCGCGGCCCTGGAGGCCGGGATCGAGCTGGGCCGCCCGCGCAAGGTCCGGGTCGAGCCGTTGATCACGCCCACGCCGGTCGAGGTCGGCGGCGGTATCGACCGTTCGGTGGTCGCCGTGGTCCACGGCGGGCCGCTCGCCGAACTGCTGCGGGCCGAGGGGGTCGCGGTGCTGTCCGTGCCGCCGGGGGTGTCGCCGACGGTCGAGGAGATGCTGGGCCTGATCAACGAGGCCGCCGGGCACCACGTCACCGTCCTCCCCGGCGGTCAGCAGCTGACCGCCGCGGCCGACGCGGCGGCCGGTCACGCGATGGCCGCGGATCGCGACGTCGTCGTCATCCCGTGCGTGTCACCCGTTCAGGTGCTCGCCGCGCTGGCCGTGCACGACAAGGACCGCCGCACCAACGACGACGTGGTCGCGATGGCCGAAGCGGCCGCCGCCACCAGGCGTGGCGAGCTGCGGATCGCGCGGGAAGAGTCGCTAACCTGGGTGGGCCGGGCGCAGGCCGGTGACGTCGTCGGTCTCGTCGACGGCGAGGTCGTGCTGATCGAGCCCGCGCCCGCCTCGGAGACGAGCCTGGTCGCGGCGGCGGTCGGTGTGCTGAACCGGATGCTGGCCCTCGGCGGCGAGCTGGTCACCGTGCTGACCGGCGTCGACGTCCCGGTCCGGTTGCCCGGTGAGCTGGCCGATCAGCTCCGCCTGGAACATCCCGAGGTCGAGTTGACGAGTTACGCCGGCGGCCAGACCGACGCCGTGCTGCTGATGGGGGTGGAGTGA
- the rpmB gene encoding 50S ribosomal protein L28: MAAVCDVCGKGPGFGKSVSHSHRRTNRRWNPNIQTVHAKIGLSQRKRLNACTSCIKAGKVVRG; the protein is encoded by the coding sequence GTGGCTGCCGTGTGCGACGTCTGTGGCAAGGGACCGGGCTTTGGCAAGTCGGTCTCGCACTCCCACCGGCGTACCAACCGCCGGTGGAACCCGAACATCCAGACCGTTCACGCCAAGATCGGTCTGTCCCAGCGCAAGCGCCTGAACGCCTGCACCTCGTGCATCAAGGCGGGCAAGGTCGTTCGCGGCTGA
- a CDS encoding uracil-DNA glycosylase, with product MTARPLQDIVEAGWAQALEPVAPQVAAMGEFLRAEIGAGRTYLPAGEHVLRAFQQPFHDVRVLIVGQDPYPTPGHAVGLSFSVAPDVRPIPKSLINIYKEYCEDLGHPSPSNGDLTPWADQGVLLLNRALTVQPGKSNSHQGKGWEDVTEQAIKALAARDEPMVAILWGRNARNLKPMLGKVPCIESAHPSPLSAHAGFFGSRPFSRANQLLADQGAGPVDWKLP from the coding sequence GTGACCGCACGACCGCTGCAGGACATCGTCGAAGCAGGCTGGGCGCAGGCCCTCGAACCGGTGGCGCCGCAGGTCGCCGCGATGGGGGAATTCCTCCGCGCGGAGATCGGCGCGGGCCGGACCTATCTCCCGGCGGGTGAACACGTGCTGCGGGCCTTCCAGCAGCCGTTCCACGACGTCCGGGTGCTGATCGTCGGCCAGGACCCGTATCCGACGCCCGGGCACGCCGTCGGCCTGAGCTTTTCGGTGGCGCCGGACGTCCGGCCGATCCCGAAGAGCCTGATCAACATCTACAAGGAGTACTGCGAGGACCTCGGGCACCCGTCGCCGTCGAACGGCGATCTGACCCCGTGGGCCGACCAGGGAGTCCTGCTGCTCAACAGGGCGCTGACGGTGCAGCCCGGCAAGTCCAACTCGCATCAGGGCAAGGGCTGGGAAGACGTCACCGAACAGGCCATCAAGGCCCTCGCCGCGCGGGACGAGCCGATGGTGGCGATCCTGTGGGGCCGCAACGCGCGGAACCTGAAGCCGATGCTGGGGAAGGTGCCGTGCATCGAGTCGGCGCACCCGAGCCCGCTTTCGGCGCACGCCGGCTTCTTCGGCTCGCGTCCGTTCAGCCGGGCGAACCAGCTGCTCGCCGACCAGGGCGCCGGTCCCGTGGACTGGAAGCTCCCCTGA